Proteins co-encoded in one Plasmodium berghei ANKA genome assembly, chromosome: 11 genomic window:
- a CDS encoding protease, putative has product MFYKELIDGSCEQNPKNVERNSFGIYIRLLYSFFSVALLIGFSCITNGRKGIFYLLFSFCPSFVYLYLFKKKIKKRIKFSHIVEMVLYGAISSIIFAGFLEYIFSLLCFYFCHTCFLKNVKESYSFACSIVMLLYFFFGVAYVEEFSKICPIFFINSNSIVNEYIELPIIENHNFKNDITYENNEHNNKFNKFKYIYVDDKFEYIFFSLCSSAGFSSTENLIYFTLTSEHNFLTIIILRNIICVLLHMSCSGISSYNIINNRNNENRKGIMQNILSILRSLFLSSLFHAIYDYSIYCSSLNIPEYQISFFKALFMYSFFSMIFIFFVIIKGSV; this is encoded by the exons atgttttataaaGAATTG ATCGATGGCAGCTGTGAGCAAAACCCAAAAAATGTAGAAAGAAATTCCTttggaatatatattcgGTTATtgtattcttttttttctgtgGCATTGCTGATTG gTTTTTCTTGTATAACAAACGGGAGAAAaggaatattttatttgcttttttctttttgcCCTAGTTTCGTTTATCTTTATCT ATtcaagaagaaaataaagaaacgaataaaattttcacaCATTGTTGAAATGGTATTATATGGAGCTATATCATCGATTATTTTTGCAGGATTTttagaatatattttctcacttctatgtttttatttttgtcatacatgttttttaaaaaatgttaaggAATCATATTCTTTTGCCTGTTCAATAGTGATGCtattat actttttttttggggTAGCATATGTAGAagaattttcaaaaatttgtccaatattttttattaattctaATTCAATAGTAAATGAATACATAGAATTGCCTATTATTGAAAATCACAATTTTAAGAATGATATAACATATGAAAACAATGAAcataataacaaatttaataagtttaaatatatttatgtagaTGATAAATtcgaatatatatttttttccttgTGTTCTTCAGCAgg ATTTTCGAGCACAGAAAAcctaatttattttacattaaCATCAgaacataattttttgacaattataatattaag aaatataatttgtgtCTTATTACATATGTCCTGTTCAGGAATATCATCCTACAACATTATAAACAATcgaaataatgaaaatagaaaag GAATAATGCAAAACATATTATCGATATTGAGGTCATTgtttttatcatcattatttcATGCCATATATGACTATTCCATATATTGCAGTTCATTAAATATCCCTGAATATcaaatttcattttttaaagcgTTGTTTAtgtattcttttttttcaatgatatttatatttttcgtTATAATTAAAGGATCTGTTTGA
- a CDS encoding DNA methyltransferase 1-associated protein 1, putative — MSHIYDMLGINIEKIKDKKKEKDKKSKKELIFLKENDNLFSLPTSSKTININNKNSSIWRLVKFKNKCRNDDLILKKWKKIGYKNDKIQFNENTIEDDYTFEKFNKKLNIVKYDDEFYNKQIKNMNLKWTKEETDYLFNLCEKYECHFIIIYDVYDTKYSRTIEEIKDRFYSVSKKVVEDAYDQKIKLEESKKIKNNTDLIKLKEGKAKHPLVKFTYNMEADIERKNTIHKTYTISKKDVMLEEITMESIKKFESKIKHELKKVSDMKKLKKKFELTNDEIIPINKFPEDEKDEKNIYSAKYFFQKLKIDISYFDKLDIYLKENGIEKPTIYTENICFLYGVLRTDVAILLNLKKKIEKLKQECEYWKNELIKLEEEYIKKKNKS; from the exons ATGAGTCATATATATGACATGCTCGGTATTAACatcgaaaaaataaaggatAAGAAAAAGGAGAAAGATAAAAAGAGCAAAAAggaattaatttttttaaaagaaaatgataactTGTTTTCTCTTCCAACATCATCTAAAActataaat ATTAATAACAAGAATTCTAGCATATGGAGGTTggtaaaatttaaaaacaaatgcAGAAATGATGacttaatattaaaaaaatggaaaaaaatagggtataaaaatgacaaaattcaatttaatgaaaatactATAGAAGATGATTACacttttgaaaaatttaataaaaaattaaatatagtaaaatatgatgatgaattttacaataaacaaattaaaaatatgaatttaaAATGGACAAAAGAAGAAActgattatttatttaatttatgtgaaaaatatgaatgtcattttattattatatatgatgtATATGATACCAAATATTCAAGAACTatagaagaaataaaagatcGGTTTTACAGCGTGTCTAAAAAAGTTGTAGAAGATGCTTATgatcaaaaaattaagttagaagaatcaaaaaaaattaaaaataatactgatttaataaaattaaaagaaggAAAAGCTAAACACCCACTAGTCAAATTTACGTATAATATGGAAGCAGATAtcgaaagaaaaaatacaattcataaaacatatacaatatcaaaaaaagaCGTAATGTTAGAAGAAATAACAATGGAAagcattaaaaaatttgagAGCAAAATTAAacatgaattaaaaaaggtgtctgatatgaaaaaattgaaaaagaaatttgAGTTAACTAACGACGAAATTATACCG ATAAACAAATTCCCTGAGGACGAAAAggacgaaaaaaatatttacagtgcaaaatattttttccaaaagCTTAAAATCGATATCTCATATTTTGACAAActagatatatatttaaaagaaaacgGCATAGAAAAACCAACCATATATACAGAAAACATTTGCTTCTTATATGG GGTTTTAAGAACTGACGTGGCTATATTattgaatttaaaaaaaaaaatcgaaaaattaaaacag GAATGTGAATATTGGAAAAATgagttaataaaattggaagaagaatatattaaaaagaaGAATAAGTCATAA